In a genomic window of Caloenas nicobarica isolate bCalNic1 chromosome 1, bCalNic1.hap1, whole genome shotgun sequence:
- the AMDHD1 gene encoding probable imidazolonepropionase, with the protein MAGRQRLLLENAQQLVLVCGRGEEFLLREAAASLAVLRGASLVVGLDGCIKAVGQADVIHNQFSEATFERIIDCSGKCVLPGLVDAHTHPVWAGDRVHEFAMKLAGASYMEIHQAGGGIHFTVEHTRKATEEELFNTFKHRLERMRRAGSTLVECKSGYGLNLETELKMLRVIERAEQSMDIGISSTYCGAHSVPKGKTAREATDDIINNHLPKLKELKLSGEIHVNNIDVFCEKGVFDLDSTRRILQAGKDIGLQINFHGDELHPMKSAELGAELGARAISHLEEVSDEGITAMARAKCAAVLLPTTAYMLRLKQPPARKMLEEGVIVALGSDFNPNAYCFSMPMVMHLACVNMKMSMNEALAAATINAAYALGKSDTHGSIQTGKQGDLVIINSSRWEHLIYQFGGHEALIDYVIVKGKVVYQNERCGTMSSY; encoded by the exons atggcgggccggcagcggctgctgctggagaacgcccagcagctggtgctggtctgCGGCCGGGGCGAGGAGTTCCTGCTGCGGGAGGCGGCCGCCAGCCTGGCCGTGCTGCGGGGCGCCAGcctggtggtggggct AGATGGTTGTATCAAAGCTGTGGGCCAGGCAGATGTTATTCAcaatcagttttcagaagcaacatttgaaagaataattgactgctctgggaagtgTGTGTTACCAG gcctGGTAGATGCACATACACACCCAGTGTGGGCTGGTGATAGGGTTCATGAGTTTGCAATGAAG ctggcAGGTGCATCTTATATGGAGATccaccaggctgggggaggaatacATTTTACCGTGGAACATACGCggaaagccacagaagaagagctgttcAATACTTTCAAACACCGACTCGAACGCATGCGCAGAGCAGGATCTACACTGGTTGAGTGCAAGAGTGGATATGGCTTAAACTTAGAAACTGAGCTTAAAATGCTCAGGGTGATCGAACGTGCTGAGCAATCTATGGATATTGGCATTTCTTCAACGTACTGTGGAGCTCACTCTGTGCCGAA AGGGAAAACTGCTAGAGAAGCCACAGATGACATTATCAATAACCATCTCCCTAAACTGAAAGAACTCAAACTAAGTGGTGAAATACATGTTAACAATATCGATGTCTTCTGTGAGAAGGGAGTCTTTGATCTGGATTCTACTAGGAGAATTCTTCAAGCTGGAAAAGATATAGGGTTACAGATTAACTTCCATGGTGATGAACTCCATCCGATGAAATCTGCTGAG CTTGGAGCTGAACTAGGAGCCCGGGCTATCAGCCACCTGGAAGAAGTTAGTGATGAAGGTATCACAGCGATGGCAAGAGCAAAATGTGCCGCTGTCCTTTTACCAACAACTGCCTACATGCTAAG ACTGAAGCAACCTCCAGCTAGAAAAATGTTAGAAGAAGGAGTTATAGTTGCTCTTGGCAGTGACTTTAATCCTAATGCATACTGTTTTTCAATG CCTATGGTGATGCATCTGGCCTGCGTAAACATGAAGATGTCAATGAATGAAGCACTAGCAGCTGCCACCATTAATGCAGCTTATGCTCTGGGAAAATCGGACACACACGGCTCCATACAGACTGGCAAGCAGGGGGATCTCGTCATCATAAATTCATCAAG